A window of Streptomyces sp. NBC_01224 genomic DNA:
TGTAGACGTACTTCCACAGGATTGCAACCATGACGGGGCTGACGACGGCCGGCGCGAAGAAGATCAGGCGCAGCAGAGCGCGGGACTTGATGTCGGCGTGGACGCCGAGCGCGAGCAGCAGGCCGACGCCGTTCTGGACGACGACCACGGCGACGGTGAGCAGCAGTGTGTTGCTGACGGACTCCAGTGCCCGGCTGTCGTCGAGCAGGGCCCGGAAGTTGTCCAGGCCGGTGAAGGAGAAGCCGCCGATGCCGGACCAGTCGGTGAAGGCGTACATCACCCCGGCGAGGCTGGGGTACAGGACGACGACGCCGTAGACGACGAGGGCCGGAACTACGAAGAACCAGGGTGGGACGGTGTGATCGCGGCGCCGGACCGGGCGGCCGCAGCCGGCCCGCGGCCCGCCCGCGGCCTTGCCGACCGTACCGGAGGCGGCCTTCTCGGACGTGGTCGTCACGATTTCTTCCCGTACGCCTTGTCCATCTGCCCCAGGGCGCCGTCGACGTCCGTCTTTCCCGCAAGCAGGTTCTGTACGGCGGCGAAATGGGCGGGCTGGACCTCGGCGTTGGGCCAGCTCTGGTCCATGAAGGGGACGGCCCGGTTGTCGTCGATGATGGGCAGGAAGTCATTGAGGACGGGGTCGATCTCGGTGGACGCATCGCGCTTGAACGGGATCGCGGCGACGGACTGCGCCCACCGGTTGACGTTCTCCTGCTTCCCGAGGAACTCGATGAACGCCTTTGCCCCTGCTGCCTTCTTGGACCGCGCGGAGACACCGATGCCGACGACGATGCCCGCCGGGATCCACAGGTTCGCGGCATCATCACCGCCGGGGAACGGGAACATGCCGAGGTCGTCCGGTGTCCGGGTGGCCTGACGGAAGTTGGCGAGTACGGCGGAGACCTGGACGGCCATCGCAGCCTTACCACTCGCGACCATGGATGTCTGCTGCTCGTACGTCGTTCCGTTGGGGTTGTCGTTGAAGAACCCCCGACGCTGCAACTCCTGGTATTTGCCCATCGCGTCGGCCCACCCGGAGCCGCGGAAGTGCGCCCGCCCGGCGGCCATCTCGGCGTCGAAACCGAGGTTCTTCGCATAGACGGCGTTGGGGACCAGCGCGTAGGTGATCAGTTGGGTGACCCAGGGAGTCTGCGCGCCGAGCGCGATCGGTATCACGCCCTTGGCCTTCAACTTCGCGCAGACGTCGAGTAGTTCACTCCACGTCTTCGGTGGCTCGACGCCGGCCTCGGCGAAGGCCTTCTTGTTGTGGATGGCGCCGATGGTGCTGCTTCCCGCCGAATAAAGATACGTCTTGCCCTTGTACCGGTACGCGGGGTGGAAGTTCGCCGGGACTTCCTTGGTCCACGCCTGGTCGCTGAGGTCGGCGAGCAGCCCGGCCCTGGCCACCTCGACCATGGACATGGCGCTGCCGCTGCCGGGATAGAGCACATGCACATCGGGGGCGTTGCCACCCGCGAGCTGAGTGCGCACCACTGTCTGTACCTGGTCCGTGGGCGCGAAGGAGGTGGAGAACTCGTCGTCGGGGTGGGACTTGCGGTACAGCGCGACGAGTTCCTCGATCGGCTTCTGCTGGTCGGCGACGCCGACGATGCGCAGCTTGCCGGACCCGCTGCTCGAATCGGAGCAGGCGGTCAGTGCGGGGGGAAGGGCGGCGAGCGCCGCGACCCCGCCGCTGATACGGAGAAAACCCCGGCGGCCGACCGTGCTCCGGCCCGGCCGGCTGCGAGAACCCGTCGTCATGGTGTGTCCTCCTCGTGCGAACGGGCGGACGATGGTTTCGCCGCCGGTCCTGATGTGCGTCGGCTCTGGGTGAGCGCCGGCTCGGGCCGGTCCGCCGGAGACGTCCCGGCGTGGCCGTCTGCCGGTGGATGAGTCGCGGTGAAGCGGTAGGCGCCGGAGGACACTCGGTAGCGAACGTGGTCGGAGGCGATCGCGAGCAGCGTGATGTGGCGGTCGTCGGCCCTCGGGGCCACGCCCGATTCGCGGATCGAGCGTGGGTCCGTGGTGGGCACGTACACATCGGCGGTGGAGCCGGGCGGCACCAGGACCCGCAGGGCGAGCCGGCCGCCGTGTCTCTCCCATGTCACC
This region includes:
- a CDS encoding extracellular solute-binding protein, whose product is MTTGSRSRPGRSTVGRRGFLRISGGVAALAALPPALTACSDSSSGSGKLRIVGVADQQKPIEELVALYRKSHPDDEFSTSFAPTDQVQTVVRTQLAGGNAPDVHVLYPGSGSAMSMVEVARAGLLADLSDQAWTKEVPANFHPAYRYKGKTYLYSAGSSTIGAIHNKKAFAEAGVEPPKTWSELLDVCAKLKAKGVIPIALGAQTPWVTQLITYALVPNAVYAKNLGFDAEMAAGRAHFRGSGWADAMGKYQELQRRGFFNDNPNGTTYEQQTSMVASGKAAMAVQVSAVLANFRQATRTPDDLGMFPFPGGDDAANLWIPAGIVVGIGVSARSKKAAGAKAFIEFLGKQENVNRWAQSVAAIPFKRDASTEIDPVLNDFLPIIDDNRAVPFMDQSWPNAEVQPAHFAAVQNLLAGKTDVDGALGQMDKAYGKKS